A genomic window from Triticum urartu cultivar G1812 chromosome 7, Tu2.1, whole genome shotgun sequence includes:
- the LOC125518503 gene encoding disease resistance protein RGA5-like: MNVDRYFIVIDDIWDTEIWDIIRCTLMHNNCASRIIATTRILEVARIIGEVYKLEPLSHDLSKDLFNTRLFGGKKKCHYDPLINTYHQFLHKCGGVPLTITTIASLLVGKPMEYLSKVYRSIGFKYEDNTRTILLLSYYDLPCHLRTCLLYLSIYPEYRIIEKDSLIWKWIAEGFVHDQEPGVGLYAIGERYFDELIDKSMIQPCDFPTNKGMISGCRVHDMVHDMICLLAKEENFVTILDSNEQHINLVHRSVRWLAIGDKIRLANIPMPQVRSLNDFNNDVMLPSLSCFQVLRVLALEGGAFSQNNNICLENLGKLVHLRYLGLGKMVGILELPKGIGDLKFLQTLDLGCDRLRELPRSVGLLRQLKCLRAYGKHIIMPDWIGSLTSLQELWVSQVHESSNFMNELGKLTELRKLRTAGTLWLFGASSMKAWKESLVKLKKIQTIDMILVMSMGYDDSTCCWEGYIPPQQFCLLYLWYNYEKPGWGGPIDLALLDPSHLSMLVETEIFGRFPELVTLHLNMPRGHQCEIMGAEGALPKLRVYKSATSDHIPKERFSSMPSIESLDFHIEVRVSSDSKVDYFDFGSLRNLPLLQSIPIDTWSSRP; encoded by the coding sequence ATGAATGTCGATAGGTACTTCATCGTTATTGACGATATATGGGATACGGAAATATGGGATATAATCAGGTGCACGTTGATGCATAATAACTGTGCTAGTAGGATAATCGCAACTACTCGTATCCTTGAAGTTGCCAGAATCATCGGTGAAGTATATAAGCTCGAGCCTCTTTCTCATGATTTATCCAAGGATTTATTTAATACAAGATTATTTGGTGGTAAGAAGAAATGCCATTATGATCCCTTGATAAACACATACCATCAATTTTTACATAAATGTGGTGGTGTACCGTTGACTATAACCACAATAGCTAGCCTACTTGTTGGCAAACCAATGGAATATTTGTCCAAGGTATATCGCTCAATTGGTTTCAAATACGAAGATAACACGAGAACAATACTTTTATTGAGCTACTATGATCTACCTTGTCATCTGCGAACATGTTTATTATATCTAAGCATATATCCAGAATATCGTATTATTGAGAAAGATAGTTTGATATGGAAGTGGATTGCCGAGGGTTTTGTTCATGACCAGGAACCGGGGGTAGGATTATATGCTATTGGTGAGAGATACTTTGATGAGCTGATAGATAAAAGTATGATACAACCATGTGATTTTCCTACAAATAAGGGCATGATAAGTGGTTGTCGTGTCCATGACATGGTGCATGACATGATATGTCTGCTAGCAAAGGAAGAAAATTTTGTCACTATATTGGATAGTAATGAGCAGCACATCAATTTAGTACATAGAAGTGTTCGTTGGTTAGCCATTGGAGACAAAATCCGCCTGGCTAACATACCTATGCCACAAGTAAGGTCATTAAATGACTTCAACAATGATGTTATGTTGCCATCACTTTCATGCTTTCAAGTTTTGCGTGTCCTAGCTCTAGAAGGTGGTGCTTTCTCTCAGAACAACAATATTTGCCTTGAAAATCTTGGAAAGTTAGTACATCTGAGGTATCTTGGACTAGGGAAGATGGTGGGCATCCTTGAGCTCCCAAAGGGAATAGGGGACCTTAAGTTCTTACAGACATTGGATTTGGGTTGTGATAGATTACGAGAACTACCACGGAGTGTTGGCCTACTAAGACAACTCAAGTGCCTACGCGCTTATGGTAAGCACATAATAATGCCAGACTGGATTGGGAGCCTAACATCTCTACAAGAGCTATGGGTGAGCCAGGTCCATGAGTCTTCAAATTTTATGAATGAACTTGGCAAGCTTACAGAGCTGAGGAAGCTCCGCACTGCTGGAACATTATGGTTGTTCGGTGCGAGCTCGATGAAAGCTTGGAAGGAGTCTCTGGTAAAACTGAAGAAAATCCAAACCATAGACATGATTTTGGTTATGTCCATGGGATATGATGATTCCACTTGTTGTTGGGAAGGCTACATCCCTCCTCAGCAATTCTGTCTTTTGTACCTATGGTATAACTACGAAAAACCTGGTTGGGGTGGACCTATTGACTTGGCGCTTCTAGACCCCTCCCATTTATCCATGTTGGTGGAGACCGAGATCTTTGGAAGGTTTCCAGAGCTTGTTACTCTCCATTTGAACATGCCAAGGGGTCACCAATGTGAGATCATGGGAGCTGAAGGTGCATTGCCCAAATTGAGGGTTTACAAGAGTGCAACATCTGATCATATTCCAAAGGAAAGGTTTTCAAGTATGCCCAGCATTGAATCTCTGGATTTCCACATTGAAGTGCGTGTCTCCAGTGACAGCAAGGTTGATTATTTTGACTTTGGTAGCTTGAGGAACCTTCCTTTGCTCCAGAGTATACCAATCGACACATGGAGCTCACGTCCATAG
- the LOC125518504 gene encoding disease resistance protein RGA5-like, producing MDLATGAMGSLLLKLGQLLTEEYKLQTGVKEDVEYLKRELESMYAALRKVGNVPRDQLDKQVKLWANEVRDLSFIMEDIVDKFLVRVERAEPAIKPRKLKKLMKKMGNLFGKSKTRHEISDEIKDIKVRVKEAADRCDRYRVNDVAVNPVGAITIDPRLLDLYKDQNELVGIDDSLNELTKMMSDGDGDVSKQLKILSIFGFGGLGKTTIAKAVYDKLKAEFDCCAFVPVGRNPSVKKLLNGILLEIAGQKYLDLDKRQLINKLRGLLDNKRYLIVIDDIWDTKTWELVKTALVCNNCGSRIITTRILEVATMASEVYKLQPLSLDLSKDLFDRRLSCAAIEWPNHLPAEVYDKILHKCGGVPLAIITIASLLVGKPVELWSKVYTSIGFGDEENEDVENTRKILLFSYYDLPCHLKTCLLYVSIYPEDHLFEKDSLIWKWVAEGFIHEKPGVGLFEIGERYFNELVNKSMIMPVEEALVLDLGKNSISELPKSIGRLSQLKCLNICETDIEVPYWIGNLTSLEELSLGEVDDDNFVTELCKLTELRKLYISGILKLSNDRAMNGWAESVAKVSKIQVIDISLVLGCRISHHEENPWERYALSPQLRFLHMAYDEPGLVARINPSLLPNLSHLKLRIFDPDLEVFGSFRELVSLKLGTSSAPHHDTMGRAGAFPKLRVFTTQATIGSFQEGDMPVLESLEFGVVAQSNDDGISFDFDFGSLGNLPLLQKFMVTLYAPPADHKKARETAKRAIDVLPNRLRHYIMPGFSHLIDDFISEALAERANLCQIYCLYGLLHNGQSLIMKDLCQKQR from the exons ATGGACCTCGCGACGGGGGCCATGGGCAGCCTGCTCCTCAAGCTTGGCCAACTCCTCACGGAGGAGTACAAGCTGCAGACGGGCGTCAAGGAAGATGTCGAGTATCTAAAGAGAGAGCTGGAGAGCATGTATGCTGCCCTCCGCAAGGTTGGGAACGTGCCACGAGACCAGCTCGACAAGCAGGTCAAACTCTGGGCCAATGAAGTCAGGGACTTGTCGTTCATAATGGAGGACATCGTCGACAAGTTCCTGGTGCGCGTCGAGAGAGCTGAGCCAGCCATCAAGCCACGCAAACTCAAGAAGCTCATGAAGAAGATGGGGAACTTGTTCGGCAAGAGCAAGACTCGCCATGAGATCTCGGATGAGATCAAAGATATCAAGGTCCGCGTCAAGGAGGCGGCCGACCGATGTGATAGGTACCGGGTCAACGATGTGGCTGTTAATCCAGTTGGCGCAATCACTATTGACCCTCGCCTATTGGATTTGTACAAGGACCAGAATGAGCTCGTTGGTATTGATGATTCATTGAATGAGCTAACCAAGATGATGAGTGATGGAGATGGTGATGTGTCCAAGCAACTCAAGATACTCTCCATTTTCGGATTCGGGGGCCTTGGCAAGACAACTATTGCCAAAGCAGTGTATGATAAGCTTAAAGCGGAGTTTGATTGTTGTGCTTTTGTTCCAGTAGGACGGAACCCTAGCGTGAAGAAACTTCTCAATGGCATACTCCTTGAAATTGCTGGGCAAAAGTACTTGGATTTGGATAAAAGGCAGCTAATCAACAAACTCCGAGGATTACTCGACAATAAAAG GTATTTGATTGTCATTGATGATATATGGGATACAAAAACATGGGAACTGGTCAAGACCGCTTTGGTGTGTAATAATTGTGGAAGCAGGATAATCACAACTCGTATACTCGAAGTTGCCACAATGGCCAGTGAAGTATACAAGCTACAACCACTTTCTCTTGATTTATCCAAGGATTTATTTGATAGAAGATTATCTTGTGCTGCAATAGAATGGCCTAATCATCTTCCAGCAGAGGTATATGATAAAATTTTACATAAATGTGGTGGTGTACCATTGGCTATAATCACAATAGCTAGTTTGCTTGTCGGTAAACCTGTGGAGCTTTGGTCTAAGGTATACACTTCAATTGGTTTTGGGGATGAAGAAAATGAAGATGTGGAGAACACGAGAAAAATACTTTTATTTAGCTATTATGATCTACCTTGCCACCTAAAGACTTGCTTATTGTATGTGAGCATATATCCTGAAGATCATCTGTTTGAAAAAGATAGTTTGATATGGAAGTGGGTGGCCGAAGGTTTTATCCATGAGAAACCAGGGGTAGGACTATTCGAGATTGGTGAGAGGTACTTCAATGAGTTGGTAAACAAAAGCATGATAATGCCGGTAGAGGAGGCACTAGTATTGGACTTAGGTAAAAATAGCATAAGTGAACTTCCAAAGAGTATTGGTCGACTAAGTCAGCTCAAGTGCTTGAACATCTGCGAAACAGACATTGAAGTGCCATACTGGATCGGGAATTTGACTTCTTTGGAAGAGCTAAGCCTAGGAGAAGTTGatgatgacaactttgtgacagaGCTGTGCAAGTTGACAGAGTTGAGGAAGCTCTACATTTCTGGAATTTTAAAATTATCCAATGATCGCGCAATGAATGGCTGGGCGGAGTCCGTAGCCAAAGTGAGCAAGATCCAAGTCATAGACATTAGTTTAGTTTTAGGGTGTAGAATTTCCCATCATGAAGAGAACCCCTGGGAACGGTATGCCCTCTCTCCACAACTCCGTTTTCTACACATGGCCTACGATGAACCTGGGCTGGTGGCAAGGATCAATCCCTCACTTCTTCCAAACCTGTCCCATTTAAAACTGCGTATATTCGATCCAGATCTGGAGGTTTTTGGAAGTTTCCGTGAGCTTGTTTCCCTCAAGCTGGGCACAAGTTCAGCTCCACATCATGACACCATGGGCCGTGCAGGTGCCTTCCCCAAGCTGAGGGTCTTCACGACACAAGCAACGATTGGTTCGTTTCAAGAGGGAGATATGCCGGTCCTTGAATCTCTTGAGTTCGGCGTTGTAGCACAGTCCAATGATgatggcattagctttgattttgACTTTGGTAGCCTAGGGAACCTCCCTTTGCTTCAAAAATTCATGGTCACTTTATATGCCCCTCCTGCGGACCACAAGAAGGCTAGGGAAACTGCGAAGCGTGCAATTGATGTGCTTCCCAATCGCCTTAGACATTATATCatgccagggttttccca TTTGATtgatgatttcatatctgaagcTCTGGCTGAAAGAGCAAACTTATGCCAGATCTATTGTCTATATGGATTGCTGCACAATGGGCAGTCTCTCATTATGAAGGATCTCTGCCAGAAGCAACGCTAA
- the LOC125520856 gene encoding cysteine-rich receptor-like protein kinase 6, producing MMCMRGHVVAVALAVAGLLTTLELAAGIPWEACGNATANYTANSRYQHNLGLVAAALPTNVSTSPALFATAVNGDAPDKVYAIGVCRGDQNASACQDCIAATFRDAQKLCPYNRGAAIFYDICLVGFSDRDLLVARTNSDDQEVQLYNAQNVTSDVSQFNATVYKLLGSMAEYVETINSARKFATGTIGFDDTYPNIYSMVWCTPDLTPGQCRACLAATIAEMPRVFIPNTRGARITGLRCSVRYEVYPFYNGAIMLQLPGTSAGKKSNETGKILAIVLPSVAALLVSIVACFCCWRRRTKSKNLLAYGSHVEGIDSIESLIIDLPTIRTATDNFHENRKLGEGGFGAVYKGSLPNGQDIAVKRLSQSSRQGIGELKNELVLIANLQHKNLVRLIGVCLQEDEKLLVYECMPNRSLDTFLFDSEKRKELHWGKRFTIINGIARGLQYLHEDSLLKIVHRDLKASNILLDADMNPKISDFGLARLFGGDQSQDTTNRVVGTYGYMAPEYALRGQYSIKSDIYSFGVLMLEILTGRKNSDSYNSDQSVDLPSLIWEHWTMKSVMEMMDPYMSGDSSQDEILRCVHIGLSCVQEDPAYRPTISTINIMLDSNTVPSQPPLKPAFYVEMGGDIVSDMYSRSYPGGVNDSTSKSNAMSPNEMSITDPEPR from the exons ATGATGTGCATGCGCGGCCATGTCGTCGCCGTCGCCTTGGCGGTTGCCGGCCTGCTGACGACCCTCGAGCTCGCGGCTGGCATACCGTGGGAGGCATGCGGCAACGCAACTGCTAACTACACGGCCAACAGCAGATACCAGCACAACCTCGGCCTGGTGGCCGCGGCCCTACCCACCAACGTCTCCACGTCCCCTGCCCTCTTCGCCACCGCCGTGAACGGCGACGCGCCGGACAAGGTGTACGCCATCGGGGTATGCCGCGGCGATCAGAACGCCTCCGCCTGCCAAGACTGCATCGCCGCCACCTTCAGGGACGCGCAGAAGCTCTGCCCCTACAACAGGGGCGCCGCCATCTTCTACGACATCTGCCTCGTCGGCTTCTCCGACAGGGACCTGCTCGTCGCGCGCACCAACTCCGACGACCAGGAGGTGCAGCTCTACAACGCCCAGAACGTCACCTCCGACGTCAGCCAGTTCAACGCAACCGTCTACAAGCTCCTCGGCTCCATGGCCGAGTACGTCGAAACCATAAACTCGGCGAGGAAGTTCGCCACCGGGACCATCGGCTTCGACGATACCTACCCCAATATCTACAGCATGGTGTGGTGCACGCCTGACCTGACGCCTGGGCAGTGCCGCGCTTGCCTTGCCGCCACCATTGCCGAGATGCCGCGCGTCTTCATCCCGAATACGCGGGGCGCCAGGATCACCGGCCTGCGATGCAGCGTGCGGTATGAGGTATACCCGTTCTACAACGGCGCCATCATGCTGCAGCTGCCGGGCACCTCGGCTG GTAAGAAGAGTAATGAAACCGGTAAAATTCTTGCAATTGTGCTACCTTCAGTGGCAGCTCTACTTGTGAGCATTGTGGCGTGCTTTTGTTGCTGGAGGAGGAGGACAAAAAGTAAAAACTTACTGGCAT ATGGATCTCATGTGGAGGGCATTGATAGTATTGAATCACTTATTATTGATCTACCAACAATACGAACTGCCACAGATAACTTTCACGAAAATCGTAAGCTTGGTGAAGGAGGATTTGGTGCAGTTTACAAG GGCTCCCTTCCTAATGGTCAAGATATAGCAGTGAAACGCCTCTCTCAGAGTTCTCGGCAGGGAATAGGGGAACTAAAAAATGAGCTAGTCTTAATTGCCAATCTTCAGCATAAAAACCTCGTGAGGCTTATTGGCGTCTGCTTGCAGGAGGACGAGAAGCTTCTTGTCTATGAATGCATGCCGAACAGAAGTCTGGACACCTTTCTTTTCG ATTCCGAGAAACGCAAAGAGTTACATTGGGGGAAGAGATTCACGATAATAAATGGGATTGCTCGTGGATTGCAATATCTGCATGAAGATTCCCTGTTGAAGATAGTTCACCGGGATCTAAAGGCAAGTAACATCCTCTTGGATGCAGACATGAATCCAAAGATTTCGGACTTTGGCTTGGCAAGGCTTTTTGGAGGGGATCAATCACAAGACACCACAAATCGAGTTGTTGGAACATA TGGATACATGGCACCAGAATATGCTCTACGTGGGCAGTATTCTATAAAGTCGGACATATATAGCTTTGGTGTGTTGATGTTGGAGATCCTCACAGGAAGGAAAAATAGTGACTCCTACAATTCTGACCAATCTGTTGATCTGCCGAGTCTC ATATGGGAACACTGGACAATGAAATCAGTTATGGAGATGATGGACCCATACATGAGTGGCGATTCCTCGCAGGACGAGATTTTGAGATGTGTTCACATTGGACTATCATGCGTTCAGGAAGACCCTGCTTACAGGCCAACTATATCAACAATCAATATCATGCTGGATAGCAACACGGTCCCATCTCAACCTCCATTGAAGCCGGCATTCTACGTAGAGATGGGTGGCGACATTGTCTCAGACATGTATTCCCGATCATACCCAGGAGGTGTCAATGATTCAACATCCAAGTCGAATGCAATGTCACCGAATGAGATGTCGATAACAGATCCAGAACCAAGATAA